The Synechococcus sp. MVIR-18-1 region AGCATCGGGCCCTCTAAGAGGCTTGCCTCCTGAAGGCGAGATTTGCGTCGCCTAGTGGGCGACTCGTAAGCAGTTGTCATAGAGAAATCCCGACTGCAATTTGAGCTGGACAACAAGATGTCCGTTTGAACGAACTAAAACTGCTCGCTAAGGCACACGTCTCAAGTCGCTGTTGCTACCAAATCTGGATTTTGCAAAGTTTTAGGTCTTTTTACTGACGGGGATGAACCGGCTGGAGCCCTTCCCAAGTGATCTGATCAAGCTCAAAGTTGAAGCGGCAAGGAAGCACTTCCACTCCTGCTGCAATCGCCAACCTGAACAGATTTCCGTAACGAGGATCGGCGCTGTCGCCGGGGGCAAAAGCATTGACATCCGGCCGGCTCAAGCAGGGAACTAACACACCTCGTGCTTCGGGAAAGAGCGCCGTAAGTTCCTCCAGGTGCTTTTGGCCTCGCTCCGTCACCGTGTCTGGGAAGAGTGCAACGTCTCCGTGACACCAGGTGGTGTTTTTGACTTCTACATAGATGGGGCGTTGATCGTCTGCGCTGTCGTCTGGGGTGAGCAATAAGTCAATGCGACTCCTGCGATTGAGGCCATAGGGGACCTCGGCGCGGATGGTCTTGATCGGGCCGAGCTGGTCTTTGAGTCCACCGGCTTCAATCAGGGCCCGAATCAGCTTGTTGGGCAAAGCGGTATTAATACCAGCCCAGCACAGCGTTCCGTCGCTGCTTGGGACCTCAGCTTGCTCCCAGGTCCAAGCCAACTTGCGCTTCGGGGAAGGGGCATGGCGAACCCGGACTCTCCCGCCCGGATGGAGTACGCCTTTCATGGGTCCAGTGTTGGCGCAGTGGACGGTGACGACCTCTCCATCGTTGAGCTCCACATCAGCCAGAAAGCGTTTGTAGCGCTTCAGGAGCACTCCTTCACTGAGGGCAGGAAACTGAAGGATCGAGGTGCCGGTCATGGCTGCTGGCTGAATCCGTCCATGGTGGCCTGGCACAGGGTTGAGAATGCTCTCTCAGAAGGGCTGTGATCAGACGACGAATGGCGAGATCTCTGAAGCGCATTGCCCTGGTCGTCACCTACGGCACGTTGTTGAGCAAAGTTGGCGGCCTGGTTCGTCAGTTGGTGATTGCGGCAGCCTTCGGGGT contains the following coding sequences:
- the sfsA gene encoding DNA/RNA nuclease SfsA, coding for MTGTSILQFPALSEGVLLKRYKRFLADVELNDGEVVTVHCANTGPMKGVLHPGGRVRVRHAPSPKRKLAWTWEQAEVPSSDGTLCWAGINTALPNKLIRALIEAGGLKDQLGPIKTIRAEVPYGLNRRSRIDLLLTPDDSADDQRPIYVEVKNTTWCHGDVALFPDTVTERGQKHLEELTALFPEARGVLVPCLSRPDVNAFAPGDSADPRYGNLFRLAIAAGVEVLPCRFNFELDQITWEGLQPVHPRQ